AACTCGTTGACAACGCACGAATGTTTGGTAACACAATTTAGCTATGGAACATCCTTAAAAAGCATAAAATAAAACCGTCGAATAAAATTTTGTTGGTACAACTATACCGTAATTTTCCTAATAAATGAACCGGGAGTGGCGCACCTATTCGAGAAAGGAAGGAAGTGTACGCAGGTTTCaaataaaactttgttttgATGCTTTCTTAACTTGCACAAACTTTACGAGCTAACGTCACTCGTTTTTAGCCTAATTTGAAAATGGAAACAGGTGCCAGCTGGCAGCAATTAAATTTATTCTGATTAAATCTCCTTACCTCTGAAAAGCAACGTACAGGATATATGCTTTCTAGAAGGCgtaattttaattgtttttcttggATAAAAGTACCCACAAAAAAGTTCCAAAATCTTACAGGCACGTTACTTTTTCTTgatgtatatttttaaagataagAAAACAATAAGAGTAATACAAGTGCCAATACTATGCTTTGTACAGTCCTCTCAATACATTGCTGTGATTTAACTCACAATCTGAACCAGTCCTTCTTTGACAATGATACTGCGATCAATTTTATAAAGATCTCTATTGGAACGTGACATCACAGGTTTCTTCCGGTGAAGAACAACCTCTGATACAGGTTCCTTATCCAGCAAGGATACACTcaataattttgtgttttttgataACGCACGATGGTTAAGAAAGCCCAAGAACACGTGTTTAGATAAAAATGCCCTACGCGATTTGCCATCTGAAATtaacttttgaaattttttcggATTCATTCGCGAGAAAACATCATTGGTTGGAAGTTGAAAAGTGAATTTTTTGCTTTTGATTAAATTACTTATGTGGTGACGTGCAGATGTTTGAAGGTGGACACAAACTTCTTCAGTGAAGCAGATTTTTGTCACTTTGTCACGCTTCAATATAGAACCCATGTCACTTTTTTTCCATAGCCGATACATAACAGATAAATTTCTGTATTCCTTCAGGATATCCATTAAACTAAGTTTGGGAGGTGTAAGAACTTTGTCAACAACTATTAAAATGATCTTCCTATCTCGGATGTAGTACTCTATTTTTGCATCGTTTGCTAACCAAGTTGTCTGTAAAAGAAAGAACGAAAATTTCTTAACATCCTCAGCACACATTCCCACTCTTTCATCAGTAAAAATGGCGAATGATATTTATGAAAAATGAGAAGgcaaaaaatagaataaaaaagcaaaaatgaaGGGCTGAAAGAAGGAAACTGAAGCATGGaaggagataaataaatgaAGATCAGAAGACAACTAGCGCTCTTACTCACATTATGTTGAGAATCCAATGTGATGTGAACATCACCAGTTCCAATTATAGGTCTGTACATAAGTCGTTCTTTATCGAAAGCCAGAGCAGTATGAAACAGTACAGTTTTTTCACTAAAATGTTTAACCTTTTCTTTTTGAATATACTGGGTATATGCTGCATCGTTTGGACAAAATACAACCATTCTATTTTTGACTTTCCTTAAAACATTCAAACGCGACGACAGATCATGCAGGAATTTGTTACAACCTGCAGCCTTTCCTATGTTAAACAGTGTTTCAAAACCGtccaaatctaaaaaaaaattcggtAATGAAAGAATGGGGGCAGCAGAATGAAGACTAACAGAtattaaccctataataactgtttatgagggcaataccgCAGAATATTGACCGACGTTAAAGTAAGTTTTACTTCTTTTTcacgttttgtttactttttgccgtgtttatttacatttaatgctaccgTATTTAAACGATAAACACcgttgctatggtagcgggcaataTCGTGGAATATTGCTCGCTATGACGTAAGTtttaaccaatcacattgcacGATTTTCGAAAATATTGATGCCGTTCTTTTACCCgggtaataaaataaaatattagctGAATAGTTTACACCTATTTTAATCTCAGTTTAGATTTAGTTAAGAAGTTTTTTAAGTCatttaataaatgttaaacCGATGAGCATTTAGGGACTATTTATATGAGCCCGGTTGGCGGGCTGGTCTGTATACCGAGATCTCGCTTGTTTATCATTTTCCTCATACTTTTGCTCCTCTGTTTATATGGTCAAACGGGCTGGCTCGGTGGGCGAGATCTCGTTTCTCAGAGGCGGGATGAACATTTCTCATATAAACAGTAACAAAGCAGGCTAGCCGCCTAGGCGAGATGGTTTATTATGCTctatcaataaaatattttgttataaaaagaatttcttttgttctacattatttaatgttttcattgttcagAACCATCCTGCCAACCAAAGTagtttttttcttcatataaacACAAGTTAAAGTCCAGCCCAGCAAGTGAGTCACCCCGTTTgccgagccagcccgcctccatataacagccctttaGATCTCTCTATGCTTGTAAATTAAATGTTGGTACCTGCTTGATTCAAGGATCTTTTGTGTCTTCTGTTTCCCAAGATAGATTGAAGTTGTTTCAAAACATCAGGTTCGTTCGGAAGCTtagtctaataaaaaaaaagataaacatgTTTAGGTTATATGGTTAATTTTGTCCTTCGCAGAATAACTGCATAAGGATTCGAGTTGAATTCAAGTTTGTGGTTTATTTAGTTTGATCTTTAAATTGCTGCTAATATAAGCATGAATCGAtaaagatacaaaaaaattcCCTTAACTAAATCATATTTATAGTTTTccgatttttttgaaaaaaatcaacaGCATCCCGTGGGTAATGCTGTAAACTAAAAATGTCGACTTTCGCAAATTTAGGCAGCTGAAACGATATTGAAGACTGCTGGTTGCAGTTTGTGTGAAATTTTCATTATGAAAGACGGCTCGCAATTGCCCACAAAAGTGCTGAAGaaagcaaaaattaaaattcttcaaGGTTTTGATAGGACATAACAACTTGTTTGAACATTGATACTTTTAAAGTATGTTTCTCAAATATCGGAAGATCAAAAATAGTTGCTTGTGAGTACAACACTTGATATGAAACAATTTTGTTTAATTATCTGATATCATATCGATAGGTTAAAGTCGAGAAGAATCTTAAAGaactgtcctttttataccttAATAAGATCAACAATTTCCTCTTCGTTTAACGGCCGTCCTTTAGCAGAAATATCGATTCGTGGTTGTGGAGATGGTTGAATATTAATAGCCGATAAGGCACCAGAATTACCAGATTGGCTGATTTTTAAACCTTGCATCAAATATTGAGTTGActaaaaagttattatattcggtTAGATGTAAACTCGATAAAAAACAACACAGGAATCGATTATAATAAGGATTTAAGCTTAAAGACTCGCACAACCTCTGCCATTATATCATATGGTTGATGAGGTATATTGTTGTGTCGGTATCATGGCAATAGAATGTTTATGTGGAAATTGAAATATTCAGTGCAATATTTCAGCGGAAACATTTGTATGCTAATTCAATAAGAAAACAAGAACTGTCAGTTGCTGTTCCAACAGAAATATTGAGACTTCTCTCCGTTGTACCagacaaaaaaattcttaacaatTGATGAATATAGACCATTAACTTACTGATCCAGGCTGGAAAATGTTGATATAGATTTCTTTGCCAGAACAACATTCTTTACAATAACGAACACCTAATATAATAAATCAGAATAACATTATAATAACAGACAGTTAAGTGCGATAAAGTTACTTGCTTTGCTCGACATACAACAGTCGACTTTCATTAGCCAAAATGTTTACCTTTGCAAGTAGGAGTAGGTTCACAAGTGGTTGTTAGACTTGGACCTGTTGGCTCCGGTGTAGATACTGGTTTAGCAGTGGCTTTTGAAGTTGCAGATTTGGAAGTTGAGGGTTTCAGGCTGGTTGACATTGGAGTTTTTACATTTGTTGTTGATGCCGTTGTTGCTTTCTCAGTTGATTGTGTTGAGGTAACTGGTGAAGCTGTTGTTGATTCTCCTGAAGAAAAGTTGATGATTATAATTGTTATATAATAAATAGGTATGACCCTTTGCATTCGT
This DNA window, taken from Hydractinia symbiolongicarpus strain clone_291-10 chromosome 15, HSymV2.1, whole genome shotgun sequence, encodes the following:
- the LOC130628878 gene encoding uncharacterized protein LOC130628878 — its product is MMAGSNTGVYALFSVLLFVGTVYSAEVCHHKSDVVVVFELPKTGDVEALEKIKQTIGALNVEYQNGDCIQLAFDIVSTTIDTVQYLGCHGLCRKAYTAMKIDDILSKLRRTTDIDRSLYKENVVKAANSLHSHVFIKKEGVRKDSRKIAVFVLTSGPRNTVSIVDNVKFLHDIGYTIIVVGVGDGREEDLIRISLASNRIITATNMSQLTGDGKKYQQLTEIVKNPESVNIPSTISYSVPLGVNEFDFVSHDSKEKCKYAADIGFLVDSSESLKLDYDLELQFVQRIAASFQITETESHAGVITFSDHTKYTKLQIPLNKYYTTREFVNAVGELEYFGYRTRIDLAFDRAQNELFTLKNGARPSFKRIIFLITDGNQFPTIDDYGSKLDPVASSQQLYDDGVQIFVVGIGTALNKEELKKIARDPSRVYFASNFNDLLSEEFVKNVSKKLCQGGELGESTTASPVTSTQSTEKATTASTTNVKTPMSTSLKPSTSKSATSKATAKPVSTPEPTGPSLTTTCEPTPTCKGVRYCKECCSGKEIYINIFQPGSSTQYLMQGLKISQSGNSGALSAINIQPSPQPRIDISAKGRPLNEEEIVDLIKTKLPNEPDVLKQLQSILGNRRHKRSLNQADLDGFETLFNIGKAAGCNKFLHDLSSRLNVLRKVKNRMVVFCPNDAAYTQYIQKEKVKHFSEKTVLFHTALAFDKERLMYRPIIGTGDVHITLDSQHNTTWLANDAKIEYYIRDRKIILIVVDKVLTPPKLSLMDILKEYRNLSVMYRLWKKSDMGSILKRDKVTKICFTEEVCVHLQTSARHHISNLIKSKKFTFQLPTNDVFSRMNPKKFQKLISDGKSRRAFLSKHVFLGFLNHRALSKNTKLLSVSLLDKEPVSEVVLHRKKPVMSRSNRDLYKIDRSIIVKEGLVQIVS